The sequence below is a genomic window from Polynucleobacter sp. MWH-UH19D.
TCCAATCAAAGACACCAGCCCTTACGAAGGTAAGACGATGGAGTTTAAGGTGATCAAGCTTGATCGTAAGCGTAACAACGTTGTGTTGTCACGTCGTGCGGTTGTTGAAGCTAGCCAAGGTGAAGAGCGCGCGAAGTTGATGTCTAACTTGAAAGAAGGCGCAGTGGTTACTGGCCTTGTTAAGAACATCACTGATTACGGCGCATTCGTTGACCTCGGTGGTATCGATGGCCTCTTGCACATTACCGATTTGGCATGGCGTCGCGTGCGTCACCCAAGCGAGATGTTGACTGTTGGTCAGGAAGTAACAGCGAAGATCTTGAAGTTTGATCAAGAGAAGAATCGCGTTTCACTCGGCGTGAAACAACTTGGTGATGATCCATGGGTTGGTATCGCTCGTCGTTACCCACCAAATACCCGTCTATTCGGCAAAGTAACTAACCTGACTGATTACGGTGCATTCGTTGAAATCGAAAGCGGTATCGAAGGTTTGGTTCACGTTTCTGAAATGGATTGGACGAACAAGAACGTTGCTCCAAGTAAAGCTACTGCATTAGGTACCGAAGTTGAAGTGATGGTTCTGGATATTGATGAAGACAAGCGTCGTATTAGCTTGGGTATCAAGCAGTGCAAAGCAAATCCATGGGAAGAGTTTGCGCGTTCACAGCAAAAAGGCGACAAGCTTTCTGGCGCAATCAAGTCGATTACCGACTTTGGTGTGTTCATCGGCTTGCCTGGCGGTATCGATGGCTTAGTTCACCTCTCAGACCTCTCATGGAATGAGCCAGGCGAAGAAGCCGTTAAGAAATACAAAAAAGGTGATGAAGTTGAAGCCACCGTATTGGCAATCGATGTTGAGAAAGAGCGAATTTCTCTGGGCATTAAGCAATTGTCTGGTGATCCATTCAACAACTACACCTCTGTGAATGACAAAGGCGCTATGGTTACTGGCACTGTTAAGAGTGTTGATGCCAAAGGTGCAACGATTCACTTAGCTGATGAAGTTGAAGCTTACTTGCGTGCTTCTGAGATCTCAACAGATCGCGTTGAAGATGCTCGCAATGTATTGAAAGAAGGCGATAGCGTAACTGCAATGATCATCAACATTGATCGCAAGTCACGTGCAATCAATCTTTCAATTAAAGCAAAAGACAGCTCTGATCAACAAGATGCAATGAGCAAGCTCCAAGGTGATGCGCAGTCTGGCACAACCAATTTGGGCGCTTTGTTAAAAGCAAAATTGGATAATCAAGGCTAAATCAATATCGCCGCTTTCCACGAGGAGGGCGGCGATTTTTTATTGATAGATCATGACAGATCAAGAGCAACAAGCAATCACCCGCTCCGAACTGGTGGAGAGCTTAGCGGAACAGTTTCCGCAGCTGCTGCCCAGGGATGTGGAGTTGGCGGTAAAAACATTGCTAGACACAATGACTCAAGCTTTGGCAGAAGGTAAGCGTATTGAGTTGCGTGGCGTAGGAAGTTTTGTGCTTCACCATCGTCCTGCGCGTACCGGTCGCAATCCAAAGTCTGGTGAGAAAGTATTGATTCCGGAAAAACGTGTACCGCACTTTAAGCCCGGCAAAGAGTTGCGTGAGCGAGTAGATTACAAGCCTTTGAAACAGGCGAGCCCTAAAGAGGGTACTGGTGCCTAGTATTCAGGCTCAACCTCAGTGGTCCATTCGGACCATTTTTTTATTTAAATTCTGTATAGCATGATTCAGATTGCGACATCGTGGTTATTGTTGCTGCCAGTCATGTTTGGCATCGGCTGGTTGGCGTCTCGTTGGGATCTGCGATTAGAAAATCGCATGGATGAGCGCGAGCGGATGCGGCAACAGCGCTCTACTTTTAAGGGTTTGAGTCTTTTATTAAATGAGCAACCAGACCAAGCGATTGAAACCTTGGTCAAGATTGCGCAGTTGGATCCTGAAACAGTTGAGCTGCATTTCTCATTGGGCAATTTATTTCGTCGTCGCGGCGAAACCGAGCGTGCAATTCGGGTTCATCAACACTTGGCCAATCGAGATGACTTAAAACCTCGTGATCGCGATCACGCCGCCTATGAATTAGGTCGGGATTTTTTGCGTGCGGGATTGCTTGATCGTGCAGAAGCCTCACTCAATCGTGTGGGTGATGGCAAGTATGCAGTACCAGCAAAAGAGAGTTTGCTGGAGATGTATCAAGTAGAGCGCGATTGGAGTAAGGCCATCATTGCCGCCTCTGAGCTTGAGAGTCTTCAAGGAAAATCCCATCGTACTGAAATCGCACAATTTCATTGTGAGCTTGCCCAAGATGCACTACGTCGTAAAGATTTGTCTGGGGCTGAGCAATCGATTCAGAGAGCCTTGCAAGCAGTTCCAAATCATGCTCGTGGACTTATTCTGCAAGGCGATTATTTAATGGCGATGGAGCGTCCAGCCCAGGCAATCCAAGCTTGGAGTGTGGTGGCTGATTCGCATCCAGCTTATATGCATTTATTGGCAGATCGTTGGATGCAAGCGCATTCTGATTTAGGAAAAGAGTTGGAAGGATTGGAGCGGCTTTGTGCACTGTTGAAGACACAAGCAACAGGTGAGTTGCTCGATATCGTACATAAGCAAGTGATGAAAATTCGAGGGCCAGAGGCAGCTAATGTCATGCTGTCTGAGGTGATGCAGCATTCACCAAGTTTGGGTGCTCTATCAAAGCTTGCCGAAACACGCCTTGCATTAGAGGAAAGTAGCGCGAATCCAGAAAGACTCTCCGAGTTGCAGTCAATCCTAAAGCTTTTACGCCAGCGCACCACTAGTTTGGCTCGTTACACTTGTGGCAATTGCGGTTTCCGTGCACGTCGATTCTATTGGCAGTGCCCTGGTTGTAATAATTGGGAGGCATACTCACCGAGACGTTCAGAGGGGGTCGCACCAAGCGGCCCTTCAATGTAAGAATTGACTTAAAGAAGATAAGAGATCAAATGAAAGTAACGATCGTTGGAAGTGGTTATGTGGGCTTGGTTACCGGAGCCTGTCTTGCAGAGCAGGGTAACAATGTCTTTTGTTTGGATTTAGATCCAAAGAAGATTGAGATTCTCAATTCTGGTGGCGTACCTATTTATGAGCCTGGTCTAAAAGAAATGATCGAGCGCAATCGTGCTGCTGGCAGATTGCAGTTCTCTACCGATATTGCTGCATCAGTGGCACATGGTGATATTCAATTTATCGCAGTAGGAACTCCACCCGATGAAGATGGCTCTGCGGATTTGCAGTATGTCGTTGCAGCTGCCCGCAATATTGGTCGCCATATGACTACGCCAAAAGTGATCGTTGATAAATCGACTGTGCCAGTTGGAACAGCTGACAAAGTATCAGCAGCAATTACCGAGGAGCTAGGAAAGCGCAATTTATCTGCTGATCTTTGCTCAGTGGTTTCAAATCCAGAGTTCTTGAAAGAAGGTGCTGCGGTAGAGGATTTCATGCGTCCAGATCGTATCGTGATCGGTACGGAGAATACGCCAGCTGGCCTACGTGCTAAAGAGCAAATGCGTAAACTGTATGCGCCATTTAATCGACATCATGAGCGCACTTATTACATGGATGTGAAGAGTGCGGAGTTAACCAAGTATGCGGCTAATGCTATGTTGGCGACCCGCATTTCCTTTATGAATGAGTTGGCTAACTTGGCAGACTTAGTGGGTGCAGATATCGAAGCAGTCCGCCAAGGGATTGGGTCGGATTCACGGATTGGTTTCGGTTTCCTGTATCCAGGTACGGGTTATGGTGGCTCTTGCTTCCCAAAAGATGTATCAGCGCTATCGAAGACTGCTAAAGAGCACGGTAGAGAATTAAAGATTCTTGGTGCTGTGGATGCAGTAAACGAAATTCAAAAATATGTCTTAGTGGAAAAGATCGAAAAGCGCTTTGGTAAAGATCTTTCTAATATGAAATTTGCCTTATGGGGTTTAGCTTTTAAACCAAATACGGATGATATGCGTGAAGCTCCAAGTCGCGTGATTATTTCTGAATTGGTAAAGCGTGGTGCCACGATTGTTGCGCATGACCCTGTATCAATGCCAGAGGCAAAACACGCTTTAGAGCTCGATTTTCAGAGCAACCCTCAGGGGCTCAAAAACATTTCTATGGTGGATAACCCCATGAATGCGCTTGATGGTGCTGACGCATTAATTATTGTTACCGAGTGGAAAGCATTCCGTAGCCCTGATTTTGATGTCGTTTTGCAAAAATTGACTCGCCCCATCATTTTTGATGGA
It includes:
- the rpsA gene encoding 30S ribosomal protein S1 translates to MSESFAELFEESLTRSNMKTGQVISAEVLRIDHNFVVVNAGLKSEAFIPVEEFHNDAGEIEVAPGDFVSVAIDALENGYGDTILSRDKAKRLASWLNLEKALEQAEIVTGTVTGKVKGGLTVMVNGIRAFLPGSLVDTRPIKDTSPYEGKTMEFKVIKLDRKRNNVVLSRRAVVEASQGEERAKLMSNLKEGAVVTGLVKNITDYGAFVDLGGIDGLLHITDLAWRRVRHPSEMLTVGQEVTAKILKFDQEKNRVSLGVKQLGDDPWVGIARRYPPNTRLFGKVTNLTDYGAFVEIESGIEGLVHVSEMDWTNKNVAPSKATALGTEVEVMVLDIDEDKRRISLGIKQCKANPWEEFARSQQKGDKLSGAIKSITDFGVFIGLPGGIDGLVHLSDLSWNEPGEEAVKKYKKGDEVEATVLAIDVEKERISLGIKQLSGDPFNNYTSVNDKGAMVTGTVKSVDAKGATIHLADEVEAYLRASEISTDRVEDARNVLKEGDSVTAMIINIDRKSRAINLSIKAKDSSDQQDAMSKLQGDAQSGTTNLGALLKAKLDNQG
- a CDS encoding UDP-glucose/GDP-mannose dehydrogenase family protein, which gives rise to MKVTIVGSGYVGLVTGACLAEQGNNVFCLDLDPKKIEILNSGGVPIYEPGLKEMIERNRAAGRLQFSTDIAASVAHGDIQFIAVGTPPDEDGSADLQYVVAAARNIGRHMTTPKVIVDKSTVPVGTADKVSAAITEELGKRNLSADLCSVVSNPEFLKEGAAVEDFMRPDRIVIGTENTPAGLRAKEQMRKLYAPFNRHHERTYYMDVKSAELTKYAANAMLATRISFMNELANLADLVGADIEAVRQGIGSDSRIGFGFLYPGTGYGGSCFPKDVSALSKTAKEHGRELKILGAVDAVNEIQKYVLVEKIEKRFGKDLSNMKFALWGLAFKPNTDDMREAPSRVIISELVKRGATIVAHDPVSMPEAKHALELDFQSNPQGLKNISMVDNPMNALDGADALIIVTEWKAFRSPDFDVVLQKLTRPIIFDGRNLYEPQAMQELGIEYHGIGRHN
- a CDS encoding integration host factor subunit beta — encoded protein: MTDQEQQAITRSELVESLAEQFPQLLPRDVELAVKTLLDTMTQALAEGKRIELRGVGSFVLHHRPARTGRNPKSGEKVLIPEKRVPHFKPGKELRERVDYKPLKQASPKEGTGA
- the lapB gene encoding lipopolysaccharide assembly protein LapB, with protein sequence MIQIATSWLLLLPVMFGIGWLASRWDLRLENRMDERERMRQQRSTFKGLSLLLNEQPDQAIETLVKIAQLDPETVELHFSLGNLFRRRGETERAIRVHQHLANRDDLKPRDRDHAAYELGRDFLRAGLLDRAEASLNRVGDGKYAVPAKESLLEMYQVERDWSKAIIAASELESLQGKSHRTEIAQFHCELAQDALRRKDLSGAEQSIQRALQAVPNHARGLILQGDYLMAMERPAQAIQAWSVVADSHPAYMHLLADRWMQAHSDLGKELEGLERLCALLKTQATGELLDIVHKQVMKIRGPEAANVMLSEVMQHSPSLGALSKLAETRLALEESSANPERLSELQSILKLLRQRTTSLARYTCGNCGFRARRFYWQCPGCNNWEAYSPRRSEGVAPSGPSM